The following DNA comes from Malania oleifera isolate guangnan ecotype guangnan chromosome 12, ASM2987363v1, whole genome shotgun sequence.
TCCGACTCAATTAAATGCCCACTTAATGACGTTTCGATTGAATAATCCGGGACAGATGGTAGATAATCCGTCATTCTCACCCCAAATATAATTGTTGTTACCATATAATGAACACTTTATTTCTTAAGATaataactaaaattatttttaaaattataatttagtaattcttaaaaatttaataatcaatcaataaattttagatatatttttattttttaagatcatGAATTTAAGATTTTTGTTTTGATCACCAGAATTGAGCATTCAGACTTTAGTTTAAGTGAGAATGCGGGACAAACCTAGCAATGCATATAATAATTTTAGTGTAGGAGTTGGGAGCGTAGGGTTGGATCTTGACCAATTGGACTTATACTAATTGGTTCATGCCTAATAAGCATAAACATGTAAAATTATCTATGGATTTGGGCATTAATTGTTAATGGATTAGCAGATATCCATTAGATAAATCCTGAAACCCACCAACCGACTTGCTAAAGGGCAAATGCAAAATTTTAAAACGCAACTCATTTAATGTGCTGATCAATTATAAGTTAGTTTAAACGGGTCGAATTTGATTCAAATAAacaaatttttatccattttaccATATCTACGCGTAATTAAGCCGGACCCACATATCATGCTTTACTACCGAGTCACTTTTATTGTTtagttaattattattaattaattttattatatttatttttcgaTTAActtttttgacaagcttataaAATTAGTTAAGATCATTCTAATTTCCAATTAAACTACTAATTTCATTTTTTAACAACATATATAAACTGCAATATCATAATATTGTGCTTTGTATAAATAATTAGTTTAAAAttcataagattttttttttcttcatgcaATAAATTAAACAAGATTTGGTTTGAATTTGATATTGCATATACaccattttattaaaaaaaattatctttaacatttcataaatattattattgaattcatttatagaGAAAAAATACACTTCCGCcaacttaaaaattttaatttaaggaaacataatttttttcattttattttatgatatttgattttttaaatattaatagaTATTATTTATACACTTATAAAAAAATTTGCATTCAAGAGTTCTTATTTCAATTATTTACAAATGAACTGATCATTcgaaaattaatttattaatattaacTCGATGTTGAACAAAACATAGTTTTATTTATGTAATTTTACTATGACGTATATTTctttttataatttatattaagttTATTTATGATCagatgacaattttttttttgtttgatttttaaatccataTATATTAGCATGTAAATTAAAAGAACTTAAATAATAATATGTATATAAAATTTCTTcatgagcatatttttaaattaggaATTAGTACAATAtacaatatcataataatttatatttatttgtttcaattaaattaatttaactaCTCCTAAAAGGCTAAAGGCTAAATCATGGTAGTTCTCAAAttgacaaaataaaaattttactttTACCCTTCATTGTAAATTCATGAAATTAGTAATTACACATATGTCCCTAAAACTAAAATTGAACGTCACCCCTTCACGATTCATTTGATTAATGTTCAATATCTTCCTAACCTTTTGTAATTCCTAAATGAATTCATAACTCTCTTTAAAACTCTTCTTTTTTTCTGTCAACCTCTTTGTTTCCTCCACGACCTTCAATTTTCCATTCTAAACTTTTCTCCTTTAGTTtacatacaatatatatatttttggttgTGAGTTTTGACGGAGAAGGGTTGTGCATAAGGATCTCACTGTAAACTTAAAAGGAAAGCTTATTTATGAAGTTGGTTTTGTTTTGAACCATTTACTCCCAAACACATTGGTTTGGAAGGGaaaattttttcaattattttccATTCCCTCTCATCTTTCAAAAATTATACCGTCTCCCAAACGCTTCCAAATTGCTCAACGTTCAAAATACTACTTTCAATTTTGCTCCCTCTGCTACACATCGTCACAAGTGATTGTAACAAATGTGTCAGtctacatattattattattaaactacTCCTGAAAGCCAAAATTTATTTTCATGGTAGTCCTCATGTGACAAATTTTATAAAGCCCataataccttttaaaatatgtTGGTTGAAAAATTAATTTCCCCAGTATCCCAAGAATTTGAATAGTCACCCATGGGCCTAACTAATTGCTTTGCCACCAAGTGGCCCACTTTGCCTATCAATTTTAAAATCAGTACTGATGCACTCTTCCCACCTAATGTACGTTTTCCAAGCTAATGCCTTAACTTCGCCTTGCCCTTTCATCTACCGCTCCATTGTTCTATCTATTTTACTATTCCCTATAATCACATTTTATACTTCTATAGTCTTTTTAATGTATTGATGCATTCCAGAAAACTATacttgaatttttttaatttttttttattaaacaaaaatCCGTACTTgaatatattttgatttttttagtaCATGTTTTTCTAATTCAATGTATCTTATCTTTATCGATGAAAAAGAGGTTTTCTATTCTCGCtttcattattttcaatttttattacttattttcttttaaattgtgCTCGGAGGCATAGATTTTTTGTTGATATTTCTTGAAAAAGGAATAGTATTTTTGCTATGAAAGTTTCCTAcaaaaaaacatattttgctggAAATTATTCGAGAAAACATGTTTATATGTTTATTCACATACAAATTCAGGGTCTACTTTgttgggaaaattttcttttaaaatgatagtttttatttttattttcaaactttctaaaaaattatagaaatataaCTTGATTTTAAAGTATTTTCagtttttttctaaatatttttgaaaaattataaaatttatttttaaattttattcaaatgttaaaaaatttaaaaataatgaaaaatttaaagttaaaagaaattattttttatagttaCTAAACCCTTATGGCTCTGTTTAGAACTTAGAAAATATTGagttagaaaaagaaaagaaaaatatcaaggaatttacattttcatgtttgattattgaggaaagtgaaaaaaaaaaaaaaaaaacaatatatatatatatatatataatttatgaacaaaatttcgattttacacatcattaatatttagtttttcttactCTTTAATCATATTTCTTGAAATCTCTCTTCTGATTCAAAATCGTGGTGTAACGTATATCCCCCCCTGCTTCCGGTCATGGAatacaaacttttatttttgaaaatatttaatcgacaaggaaaatgaaaggaaaaatgaatttcctcattattttctttttgaaaaaataaaatcattgatCCAAACAACCCTATATCTATAAAAAGACATCTATTGAAATTGAAAAAATGCCAACAATAATGCAAATCATGTTACAAGGATATGACCACAGACGAGGGCTTCCAAGGCCCAATAGCTTTGGGCTGGGCTGTGGCCAGGAAATCATCCACAAGTTTGAGCTTTTCTTAATGGGCGCACTATATTGATAAAGATCCAAGATTCACTGGATTTCCTTGATGCTAATGGTCAAAGTACCAATAGGATGACCCAACACAATCCATAGTCATCAGCATCAGGAATTGAAATTCAAGAAGCATAGATGCCATAAAAATGCAGCAACAGGGATAGCTTGCTCAAGTTCAATGGCGACTGACATGAAAATGCAGTACTGCTCCCACACCATCGACTTTGGCAAGTTCATGATGTATGGAACTTACCTTCATATTTGGAGAAACTATTTCCGTTAACTTAAAACGTCTAGGATCCGTTTGGATCAAGACCGAATGGGGTTGGGCGAGAGTGATTAAAGAGAGCACCAGGAGATGCCCTGGCGGCAGCCTGCAGGCACCACCATCTAGTGTTCAGCCTCTCTTAGAGAACACAGTGAACACAGAATCTCGTGCATGAAGGAATATACACAGTTTTCCAAAACTGAGCATCCAATACAAGTCACAAAAATGGACAACACAGTTTTCCAAAACTGAGCAGGCCCTGAGTTCCTGTCAACCCACCAAACATGCTTTTCCCAAACATTTTAATAATGAGCCAATCATGCTAGCAAGCATAGCAGAACTGGACAAACATGGAGAAATAAGAGCTTCACTAAAAATAGACCCACTTACTTTGAAGACATCCCTTTAAACACTCCATAGTTTTTGGTCTCAAACTAGTTTTGATCACTTTTTATGTCTTTGGTAGCTGATCAAGTGTTAAGAGACTACCATTTGCACTTAAATAAGTAATGATCAAATTGAAACTAAGCATGCACATCTACCACTGATTTCCTATATTTGGAGACACTCTAGGATATCTCCCTCAAAACCTACCTTGTAAAGCATTAGGGTCATTATTTTCAAATCTCTTGAAGGATTAGAGAAGTAGAATTTGTGATAGAATTCTATCTCATCTCGCTGGTGCAAAAGAATGAAAGAATATAGCCTCAGAAACCAAGGAGGGACCAAATTAAAGATAATAAGCATAGTTGAAATACCTTTGGAAACAAAACCTTACAGCAGCAAGGAAAAAAGCTACACAACTGTAAAAAACGTAAATCTTGAAACAATTGTGATGAATAAACAAAGAGGTTTCAAAAGATTTATCTCGACcgagttatattttttatttattcattagtAATAAGCTAATTAGGAATTCCCCTTACTTATTCGGATCTTAAAAGATATAATCCTCTGGAAACAACAGCCAATTCTGGGGGAGCACTTATGCCAGAATACTTGGATACAACTGAACTACTGCAGGATGATGTCGTAGCACCCACAATCCACTAAGATTAATTTGTTTGCATAATATGCGTGAGAGAGCTACTGCAGGCCTAGCTAATTTAACCTGAAAGTTGAGAGGGAATCCATCCTTAACACTGAAGGTGAGGGAATTCATGCATCATCTCAAATATAACTTACTTATTGTTGCCAATACGCTAGCAGATTTCCTAACaaaaaaatatgcaaaaatcagTAAGGCGATGCATCTATTTCTGGACAAGAAATCAGTTTTATTCACATGTATTAGGATAATAGAACAATTTCTGTTCCACTCCATGTATTGAAGAAGATAACACTACTGTTCCAGAAGCAGCAGGTTTCATTGGGAACATACCATAAATGCAAATGCTTTGTGGATGCGATGTTGAAGCCTGCAAGTAACCTAATGCttacctgtttttttttttttatagaagtATACTTGTGAGGCTCCAAATTTTTTACCATGGGCCAACCACAATCCCATTCCAATTCTAAGAGCCATTCTAGATAAGTCCTACTGATTCCTTGGCTTGTTGAAATGGCAAAATGAGCCAACCTTCTTCCTCAAATAATTCCAACATGATCAAAGGTATCGCCTTGGAAAAAATACCAGAACAGAGCACAGAATTATAAGGCCACATAACGGTTCAAAAAGCTAAGCTTGTTGGTATCTAGTGATAAGAATCCAATTACGCCTTTTAAAACAGTGATTTTACTCATTCACTTCCAAAGAAAAAAGATACACTAAAAGCATTTCCTAAGAGACTTTTCTAAACTCAATGCCCAACTAGAGAGAGAGAACTATAAATAAGGAAGATATCCTCATGATGACCACATCCAAGTCAGTTCATACTCCATTcacaaaattcaaagtttttagTCACCTcagcaagaaaaaaaaagatcTATTTATTCATCAATTTGATGAGCTCAAAGGCCTAAGATTTCGAAGGACACTCCACATGAATGTGGATGTACAGAAGAGAACAATACCAGTTACAATGGCATACTTGATCCCAAGGTTCACCAGCAAGTTTACTAGAAGCCCAGCCAGAACAACACCGCAAAAATTTGCTGACACAGCAGGCCAGAATGGCATGTCAAGAACAGAAGCTATGAAGGCACCTGTCCATGCTCCTGTTCCAGGGAAGGGAATGGCCACGAACAACATAAGACCCAACCACTTGAACTCTTCCACAGGGCCAGCCTTCCTTTTGACATTCTCTAAAAGCGTTCCAAGTAACCCAGAGGCAGACTGATTCCTTCCAGCCAAGTAAGATGCAAACCTCTTCAAATAGAGTACAATGAATGGCACAGGAACCATGTTCCTACAGACAAACAATTTCCCAAAAAGCAAACATCTTTATTAGGAATCTACAGAAAACCCTAGACATGATAATCATATTTAATGATCTAGAACATATAAAAATGCTGAACCTTAGCTATAATAAGCCTAACCATACTATCCGCTGCATCTAAAAGGTAAGAAAAGGGAATTCGATAGAGGAAAAAAAATCGTGTCAAATTGAAGAGGCAAACTTTAAGAACCCAATTTTTTATCTCTATGATTTGAAAGATTAAATGTATGAAATTGGAATCATCAGTGAGAAGAAAAACAGACGAACCCAAGAACAGATAAGACGGTTAGGATTGTTGGCCTGAGTTGCATCCAGTATCCAACAGGGATAGCTCCGCGAAGCTCAATCACCGGAAGCGTGGCGAGGGCAAAGACCACGGCCTCGTCGGGCCAGCCCGAGCTCCGAAGTGCCGCCGCTATCTTGAGACCGAAGCTTGAAGTTCTGACGGAATCGACGGCAGCATCGGCATCACCACAGGCTGCAAACACAGCAAGAGACAGAGACGCCCAGAATACGACCCAAAAGAGAAATTTCACAGGTCTTTCCGCTGGAAATGGCACAATCTCCTCATCTTCTTCAACTGTGCCAGGAAACCCATCTGAAGCAGCTTTTGTCGCA
Coding sequences within:
- the LOC131144501 gene encoding uncharacterized protein LOC131144501 encodes the protein MAASVSSPPSPLLASFRKTQPKNFAPSITHNKKLNYFNSNQCLAFQFQTSHHPGSLSTTSPVSSAATKAASDGFPGTVEEDEEIVPFPAERPVKFLFWVVFWASLSLAVFAACGDADAAVDSVRTSSFGLKIAAALRSSGWPDEAVVFALATLPVIELRGAIPVGYWMQLRPTILTVLSVLGNMVPVPFIVLYLKRFASYLAGRNQSASGLLGTLLENVKRKAGPVEEFKWLGLMLFVAIPFPGTGAWTGAFIASVLDMPFWPAVSANFCGVVLAGLLVNLLVNLGIKYAIVTGIVLFCTSTFMWSVLRNLRPLSSSN